The Brachyhypopomus gauderio isolate BG-103 chromosome 2, BGAUD_0.2, whole genome shotgun sequence genome contains a region encoding:
- the p2ry1 gene encoding P2Y purinoceptor 1, translating to MSTELNFTSLLNETEIPNHTKGCSLTKTGFQFYYLPTVYIIVFITGFIGNSLAIWMFVCHMRPWSGISVYMFNLALADFCYVLSLPFLIFYYFNKTDWIFGDVMCRLQRFIFHVNLYGSILFLTCISVHRYSGVVHPLKSLGRLKKKNAIRTSALVWLIVIAGISPILYYSRTGPKRNVTTCYDTTTEDELPGYFVYSMCMTVFGFCVPFLIILGCYGFIVKALIYNDMDNAPLRKKSIHLVIIVLAVFAVSYLPFHVMKNLNMRARLYFQSPEMCDFNNRVYATYQVTRGLASLNSCVDPILYFLAGDTFRRRLSRATKKRSRKGDVPIQSKSEETALNSLQEYTENGNRHL from the coding sequence ATGTCAACGGAACTGAACTTTACTTCACTTCTCAATGAGACTGAGATTCCGAATCACACCAAAGGCTGCTCGCTGACCAAAACTGGCTTTCAGTTTTATTACCTACCGACAGTGTACATCATTGTGTTCATCACTGGATTCATAGGGAATAGTTTGGCGATATGGATGTTCGTCTGTCACATGCGGCCGTGGAGCGGAATCTCAGTGTACATGTTTAATTTGGCGCTGGCGGATTTCTGTTACGTGCTGTCGCTTCCTTTTCTCATATTTTACTACTTTAATAAAACTGACTGGATTTTCGGCGACGTGATGTGCCGGTTACAGCGTTTCATATTCCACGTGAACTTGTACGGGAGTATCCTGTTTTTGACGTGCATCAGCGTGCACAGGTACTCCGGGGTCGTCCACCCGCTCAAGTCCCTCGGCAGACTTAAGAAGAAGAACGCGATACGCACGAGCGCGCTGGTGTGGCTGATCGTGATCGCCGGGATCTCTCCGATCCTCTACTACTCACGCACGGGACCCAAGCGCAACGTCACCACGTGTTACGACACCACCACGGAGGACGAGCTGCCGGGCTACTTCGTCTACAGCATGTGCATGACGGTGTTCGGTTTCTGCGTACCCTTCCTTATAATACTAGGCTGCTATGGCTTCATTGTCAAAGCTCTCATATATAACGATATGGACAACGCTCCTCTGAGGAAGAAGTCCATCCACCTTGTCATCATCGTGCTGGCCGTCTTTGCCGTGTCCTACCTGCCCTTCCATGTCATGAAGAACCTGAACATGCGGGCCCGGCTGTACTTTCAAAGCCCGGAGATGTGTGACTTCAACAACAGAGTGTACGCCACCTACCAGGTGACCAGGGGCCTGGCCAGCCTCAACAGCTGCGTGGACCCTATACTGTACTTCCTGGCCGGAGACACGTTCCGCCGCAGACTCTCCAGGGCCACCAAGAAGCGCTCCAGGAAGGGTGACGTTCCGATCCAGTCCAAGAGCGAGGAGACCGCTCTGAACAGCCTGCAAGAATACACAGAGAATGGGAACAGGCATCTCTGA